From a single Sus scrofa isolate TJ Tabasco breed Duroc chromosome 13, Sscrofa11.1, whole genome shotgun sequence genomic region:
- the CCR4 gene encoding C-C chemokine receptor type 4 encodes MNPTDIADTTLDESIYSNYYLFESIPKPCTKEGIKAFGGLFLPPLYSLVFLFGLFGNSVVVLVLFKYKRLKSMTDVYLLNLAISDLLFVLSLPFWGYYAADQWVFGLGLCKLVSWMYLVGFYSGIFFIMLMSIDRYLAIVHAVFSLRARTLTYGVITSLATWSVAVFASLPGLLFSTCYTERNHTYCKTKYSFNSTRWKVLSSLEINILGLVIPLGIMLFCYSMIIRTLQHCKNEKKNKAVKMIFAVVVLFLGFWTPYNVVLFLETLVELEVLQDCTFERHLDYAIQATETLAFVHCCLNPVIYFFLGEKFRKYIVQLFKTCRGTLVPCQYCRLLPIYFPETPSSSYTQSTVDHDLHDAL; translated from the coding sequence ATGAACCCCACAGATATAGCAGACACCACCCTGGATGAAAGCATCTATAGCAATTATTATCTGTTTGAAAGCATCCCCAAGCCTTGCACCAAGGAAGGCATCAAGGCATTTGGGGggctcttcctgcctcccctctACTCCTTGGTCTTCCTCTTTGGTCTGTTTGGAAATTCTGTGGTGGTTCTGGTCCTGTTCAAGTACAAGCGGCTCAAGTCCATGACCGACGTGTACCTGCTCAACCTTGCCATCTCAGACCTGCTCTTCGTGCTCTCACTCCCTTTCTGGGGCTACTATGCCGCAGACCAGTGGGTGTTTGGGTTAGGCCTCTGCAAGCTGGTTTCCTGGATGTACCTGGTGGGCTTCTACAGTGGCATCTTCTTCATCATGCTCATGAGCATCGATAGGTACCTGGCCATTGTGCACGCGGTCTTCTCCCTGAGAGCAAGGACCTTGACTTATGGGGTCATCACCAGCCTGGCCACGTGGTCGGTGGCTGTGTTCGCTTCACTTCCAGGGCTTTTGTTCAGCACTTGCTATACTGAGCGCAACCATACCTACTGCAAAACCAAGTATTCTTTCAACTCCACAAGATGGAAGGTTCTGAGCTCCCTTGAGATCAACATTCTAGGGCTTGTGATCCCCTTGGGGATCATGCTCTTCTGCTACTCCATGATCATCAGGACCCTGCAGCACTGCAAAAACGAGAAGAAGAACAAGGCAGTGAAGATGATCTTTGCCGTGGTGGTCCTCTTCCTGGGCTTCTGGACCCCTTACAATGTGGTGCTCTTCCTGGAGACCCTGGTGGAGCTCGAGGTCCTGCAGGACTGCACCTTTGAAAGACACCTGGACTACGCCATTCAGGCTACAGAGACCCTGGCTTTTGTTCACTGCTgccttaatccagtcatctactTCTTCCTGGGGGAGAAATTTCGCAAGTACATTGTACAGCTCTTCAAAACTTGCCGGGGCACTTTGGTGCCCTGCCAGTACTGTAGGCTCCTGCCAATCTACTTCCCTGAAACCCCCAGCTCGTCTTACACGCAGTCCACTGTGGACCACGATCTCCACGATGctctgtaa